The Mugil cephalus isolate CIBA_MC_2020 chromosome 11, CIBA_Mcephalus_1.1, whole genome shotgun sequence genome includes a window with the following:
- the pi4kb gene encoding phosphatidylinositol 4-kinase beta isoform X3: MMEDTEPDLSPAPSDHISPSPSLSASSSPSLSLPSTPSSSCGPPQAATPPLGVISEGVAELSLVIDPEVARRACQEVLQKLRQVEGEEPPQQTGAEPLPPPAPKPSQIREEDDDPEGPAPGSVKSARRRQRHNPSKQSWLLRLFESKLFDVSMAISYLHKSKEPGVQAYIGNRLFSFPHGDVDFYLPQLLNMYIHMDEDVGDAIKPYVVHRCRQSISFSLQCAWLLGAYSSDMHISTQRHSRGTKLRKLILSDELKPSGPRARRDPLTLTPFCPLGPGPLGGDHGLSPSKRTHQRSKSDATVSISLSSNLKRTASNPKVESQDEDSSSSSDSLELDSGPPVRLAPQREFVKSLLGIGKRLATLPTKEQKTQRLISELSLLNHKLPARVWLPTAAFDHHVVRVPHSQAVVLNSKDKAPYLIYVEVLECDSFETSSVPTRIPENRIRSTRSVENLDCSLTLEQRTGSFSVVPNYDNDDEAWSVDDIGELQVELPELHANSCDNISQFSVDSISSLDNKEPVFIAAGDIRRRLSEQLAQTPTTFRRDPEDPSAVALKEPWEEKVRRIREGSPYGHLPNWRLLSVIVKCGDDLRQELLAYQVLQQLQSTWQQERVPLWIQPYKILVLSSDSGMIEPVLNAVSLHQVKKQSQLSLLDYFLQEHGAPTTENFLQAQRNFVQSCAGYSLICYLLQVKDRHNGNILLDSEGHIIHIDFGFILSSSPKNLGFETSAFKLTSEFVDVMGGPDGDMFNYYKMLMLQGLIAARKHMDRVLQIVEIMQQGELTVRPSVPPAVLSALTPPSPPPPPGSQLPCFHGSSTMRGLKERFHMSLTEEQLQLLVDQLVDGSMRSLTTKLYDGFQYLTNGIM; this comes from the exons ATGATGGAGGACACGGAGCCGGACCTTTCCCCTGCCCCGTCTGACCACATCAGCCCCTCCCCTTCCCtgtccgcctcctcctccccctctctttctctcccctccaccccctcctcgtCCTGCGGCCCCCCCCAGGCTGCCACCCCCCCCCTAGGTGTCATCAGTGAGGGTGTGGCTGAGCTCAGCCTGGTCATTGACCCTGAGGTGGCCCGCCGGGCCTGTCAGGAGGTCCTGCAGAAACTGCGccaggtggagggggaggagcccCCCCAGCAGACTGGGGCGGAGCCTCtgcccccccccgcccccaaacCCTCCCAGATCagagaggaggacgacgacCCCGAGGGCCCAGCCCCCGGCTCGGTGAAGAGCGCCCGGCGGCGGCAGAGACACAACCCGTCCAAACAGTCGTGGCTGCTGCGCCTGTTTGAGTCCAAGCTGTTTGACGTTTCCATGGCGATCTCCTACCTGCACAAGTCCAAGGAGCCGGGGGTCCAGGCCTACATCGGGAACCGGCTCTTCAGCTTCCCCCACGGGGACGTGGACTTCTACCTGCCCCAGCTCCTCAACATGTACATCCACATGGACGAGGACGTGGGCGACGCCATCAAGCCCTACGTG GTGCACCGCTGCAGACAGAGCATCTCCTTCAGCCTCCAGTGCGCCTGGCTCCTGGGGGCCTACTCCTCTGACATGCACATCTCCACCCAGCGTCACTCCAGAGGAACCAAGCTCAGGAAGCTCATCTTGTCCGATGAACTCAAGCCCTCGGGGCCCCGAGCTCGCAGGGACCCCCTGACCCTGACGCCCTTCTGTCCCCTCGGCCCCGGGCCCCTGGGGGGGGACCACGGCCTGTCCCCGTCCAAACGAACTCACCAGCGCTCCAAGTCCGATGCCACTGTCAGCATCAGCCTCAGCAGCAACCTGAAGAGAACGGCCAGCAACCCCAAGGTGGAGAGCCAGGACGAG gacagcagctccagctcagaCAGTCTGGAGTTGGACTCTGGTCCC ccGGTCCGCCTGGCCCCCCAGAGGGAGTTTGTGAAGTCTCTGCTGGGCATCGGGAAGCGTCTGGCCACGCTGCCGACCAAAGAGCAGAAGACCCAGCGTCTCATCTCAGAACTGTCCCTCCTCAACCACAAGCTCCCGGCCCGAGTCTGGCTCCCGACGGCCGCCTTCGACCACCACGTGGTCCGGGTCCCCCACAGCCAGGCCGTGGTCCTCAACTCCAAGGACAAG GCCCCCTACCTGATCTACGTGGAGGTCCTGGAGTGCGACAGCTTCGAGACGTCCAGTGTTCCGACCAGGATCCCAGAGAACCGGATCCGGAGCACCCGGTCTGTGGAGAACCTGGACTGCAGCCTGACTCTGGAGCAGAGAACCGGGAGCTTCTCAGTCGTCCCCAACTACGACAACGATGACGAGGCCTGGTCCGTGGACGACATCGGagagctgcaggtggag CTTCCTGAACTTCACGCCAACAGCTGTGACAACATCAGCCAGTTTTCAGTGGACAGCATCAGCAGCCTGGACAACAAGGAGCCGGTCTTCATCGCTGCAGGAGACATCAG GCGTCGTCTCTCGGAGCAGTTGGCTCAGACCCCGACCACCTTCAGACGAGACCCTGAGGACCCGTCGGCCGTGGCCCTGAAGGAGCCGTGGGAGGAGAAGGTCAG GAGGATCAGAGAGGGCTCCCCCTACGGTCACCTGCCCAACTGGAGGCTGCTGTCAGTCATCGTTAAATGTGGAGACGACCTGAGGCAGGAGCTTCTGGCCTATCaggtgctgcagcagctccag TCCACCTGGCAGCAGGAGCGCGTCCCCCTGTGGATCCAGCCCTATAAGATCCTGGTGCTGTCCTCTGACTCCGGGATGATTGAGCCGGTGCTGAACGCCGTGTCGCTGCATCAGGTCAAGAAGCAGAGTCAGCTGAGCCTCCTCGACTACTTCCTGCAGGAGCACGGGGCCCCCACCACCGAGAACTTCCTCCAGGCCCAGAGGAACTTTGTCCAGAGCTGCGCCGGCTACAGCCTCATCTGCTACCTGCTGCAGGTCAAAGACag GCACAACGGGAACATCCTGCTGGACTCTGAAGGCCACATCATCCACATCGACTTCGGCTTCATCCTCTCCAGTTCCCCCAAGAACCTCGGCTTCGAGACGTCCGCCTTCAAGCTCACCTCAGAGTTCGTGGAC GTGATGGGGGGTCCGGACGGAGACATGTTTAACTACTATAAGATGCTGATGCTTCAGGGTCTGATCGCAGCCAGGAAGCACATGGACCGAGTTCTGCAGATAGTGGAGATCATGCAGCAAGGTGAGCTAACAGTCCGTCCATCAGTGCCTCCTGCTGTCCTTTCAGCGctgacccccccctccccccctccccctccaggCTCCCAGCTGCCCTGCTTCCACGGCTCCAGCACCATGCGAGGGCTGAAGGAGCGTTTCCACATGAGTCTGACCGAGGAGCAGCTCCAGCTGTTGGTCGATCAGCTGGTCGACGGGTCAATGAGGTCGCTCACCACCAAACTGTACGACGGCTTCCAGTACCTCACCAACGGCATCATGTGA
- the pi4kb gene encoding phosphatidylinositol 4-kinase beta isoform X2 — protein MMVQRPDVGSERNLGSGGGQSFPAAMMEDTEPDLSPAPSDHISPSPSLSASSSPSLSLPSTPSSSCGPPQAATPPLGVISEGVAELSLVIDPEVARRACQEVLQKLRQVEGEEPPQQTGAEPLPPPAPKPSQIREEDDDPEGPAPGSVKSARRRQRHNPSKQSWLLRLFESKLFDVSMAISYLHKSKEPGVQAYIGNRLFSFPHGDVDFYLPQLLNMYIHMDEDVGDAIKPYVVHRCRQSISFSLQCAWLLGAYSSDMHISTQRHSRGTKLRKLILSDELKPSGPRARRDPLTLTPFCPLGPGPLGGDHGLSPSKRTHQRSKSDATVSISLSSNLKRTASNPKVESQDEPVRLAPQREFVKSLLGIGKRLATLPTKEQKTQRLISELSLLNHKLPARVWLPTAAFDHHVVRVPHSQAVVLNSKDKAPYLIYVEVLECDSFETSSVPTRIPENRIRSTRSVENLDCSLTLEQRTGSFSVVPNYDNDDEAWSVDDIGELQVELPELHANSCDNISQFSVDSISSLDNKEPVFIAAGDIRRRLSEQLAQTPTTFRRDPEDPSAVALKEPWEEKVRRIREGSPYGHLPNWRLLSVIVKCGDDLRQELLAYQVLQQLQSTWQQERVPLWIQPYKILVLSSDSGMIEPVLNAVSLHQVKKQSQLSLLDYFLQEHGAPTTENFLQAQRNFVQSCAGYSLICYLLQVKDRHNGNILLDSEGHIIHIDFGFILSSSPKNLGFETSAFKLTSEFVDVMGGPDGDMFNYYKMLMLQGLIAARKHMDRVLQIVEIMQQGELTVRPSVPPAVLSALTPPSPPPPPGSQLPCFHGSSTMRGLKERFHMSLTEEQLQLLVDQLVDGSMRSLTTKLYDGFQYLTNGIM, from the exons ATGATGGTCCAGAGACCAGATGTAGGGTCTGAGAGGAACCTGGGCAG TGGAGGAGGGCAGAGCTTCCCGGCAGCCATGATGGAGGACACGGAGCCGGACCTTTCCCCTGCCCCGTCTGACCACATCAGCCCCTCCCCTTCCCtgtccgcctcctcctccccctctctttctctcccctccaccccctcctcgtCCTGCGGCCCCCCCCAGGCTGCCACCCCCCCCCTAGGTGTCATCAGTGAGGGTGTGGCTGAGCTCAGCCTGGTCATTGACCCTGAGGTGGCCCGCCGGGCCTGTCAGGAGGTCCTGCAGAAACTGCGccaggtggagggggaggagcccCCCCAGCAGACTGGGGCGGAGCCTCtgcccccccccgcccccaaacCCTCCCAGATCagagaggaggacgacgacCCCGAGGGCCCAGCCCCCGGCTCGGTGAAGAGCGCCCGGCGGCGGCAGAGACACAACCCGTCCAAACAGTCGTGGCTGCTGCGCCTGTTTGAGTCCAAGCTGTTTGACGTTTCCATGGCGATCTCCTACCTGCACAAGTCCAAGGAGCCGGGGGTCCAGGCCTACATCGGGAACCGGCTCTTCAGCTTCCCCCACGGGGACGTGGACTTCTACCTGCCCCAGCTCCTCAACATGTACATCCACATGGACGAGGACGTGGGCGACGCCATCAAGCCCTACGTG GTGCACCGCTGCAGACAGAGCATCTCCTTCAGCCTCCAGTGCGCCTGGCTCCTGGGGGCCTACTCCTCTGACATGCACATCTCCACCCAGCGTCACTCCAGAGGAACCAAGCTCAGGAAGCTCATCTTGTCCGATGAACTCAAGCCCTCGGGGCCCCGAGCTCGCAGGGACCCCCTGACCCTGACGCCCTTCTGTCCCCTCGGCCCCGGGCCCCTGGGGGGGGACCACGGCCTGTCCCCGTCCAAACGAACTCACCAGCGCTCCAAGTCCGATGCCACTGTCAGCATCAGCCTCAGCAGCAACCTGAAGAGAACGGCCAGCAACCCCAAGGTGGAGAGCCAGGACGAG ccGGTCCGCCTGGCCCCCCAGAGGGAGTTTGTGAAGTCTCTGCTGGGCATCGGGAAGCGTCTGGCCACGCTGCCGACCAAAGAGCAGAAGACCCAGCGTCTCATCTCAGAACTGTCCCTCCTCAACCACAAGCTCCCGGCCCGAGTCTGGCTCCCGACGGCCGCCTTCGACCACCACGTGGTCCGGGTCCCCCACAGCCAGGCCGTGGTCCTCAACTCCAAGGACAAG GCCCCCTACCTGATCTACGTGGAGGTCCTGGAGTGCGACAGCTTCGAGACGTCCAGTGTTCCGACCAGGATCCCAGAGAACCGGATCCGGAGCACCCGGTCTGTGGAGAACCTGGACTGCAGCCTGACTCTGGAGCAGAGAACCGGGAGCTTCTCAGTCGTCCCCAACTACGACAACGATGACGAGGCCTGGTCCGTGGACGACATCGGagagctgcaggtggag CTTCCTGAACTTCACGCCAACAGCTGTGACAACATCAGCCAGTTTTCAGTGGACAGCATCAGCAGCCTGGACAACAAGGAGCCGGTCTTCATCGCTGCAGGAGACATCAG GCGTCGTCTCTCGGAGCAGTTGGCTCAGACCCCGACCACCTTCAGACGAGACCCTGAGGACCCGTCGGCCGTGGCCCTGAAGGAGCCGTGGGAGGAGAAGGTCAG GAGGATCAGAGAGGGCTCCCCCTACGGTCACCTGCCCAACTGGAGGCTGCTGTCAGTCATCGTTAAATGTGGAGACGACCTGAGGCAGGAGCTTCTGGCCTATCaggtgctgcagcagctccag TCCACCTGGCAGCAGGAGCGCGTCCCCCTGTGGATCCAGCCCTATAAGATCCTGGTGCTGTCCTCTGACTCCGGGATGATTGAGCCGGTGCTGAACGCCGTGTCGCTGCATCAGGTCAAGAAGCAGAGTCAGCTGAGCCTCCTCGACTACTTCCTGCAGGAGCACGGGGCCCCCACCACCGAGAACTTCCTCCAGGCCCAGAGGAACTTTGTCCAGAGCTGCGCCGGCTACAGCCTCATCTGCTACCTGCTGCAGGTCAAAGACag GCACAACGGGAACATCCTGCTGGACTCTGAAGGCCACATCATCCACATCGACTTCGGCTTCATCCTCTCCAGTTCCCCCAAGAACCTCGGCTTCGAGACGTCCGCCTTCAAGCTCACCTCAGAGTTCGTGGAC GTGATGGGGGGTCCGGACGGAGACATGTTTAACTACTATAAGATGCTGATGCTTCAGGGTCTGATCGCAGCCAGGAAGCACATGGACCGAGTTCTGCAGATAGTGGAGATCATGCAGCAAGGTGAGCTAACAGTCCGTCCATCAGTGCCTCCTGCTGTCCTTTCAGCGctgacccccccctccccccctccccctccaggCTCCCAGCTGCCCTGCTTCCACGGCTCCAGCACCATGCGAGGGCTGAAGGAGCGTTTCCACATGAGTCTGACCGAGGAGCAGCTCCAGCTGTTGGTCGATCAGCTGGTCGACGGGTCAATGAGGTCGCTCACCACCAAACTGTACGACGGCTTCCAGTACCTCACCAACGGCATCATGTGA